Proteins from a genomic interval of uncultured Desulfuromusa sp.:
- the murG gene encoding undecaprenyldiphospho-muramoylpentapeptide beta-N-acetylglucosaminyltransferase — translation MRLLLAGGGTGGHLFPAVALAQLLLKQDETAAVQFVGTERGLESRLLPKLGLPLATVDMVGVVGRGLRGKLELLPKLFKSVVQAHKILGGFQPDLVVGVGGYVSVPVLLMAKMKGIPYLIHEQNAIPGLSNRLLGRWAKLICLSVAESSAGFPGTKTVVTGNPLRQGFDDIAAEISDPGTLLIFGGSRGARAINQAVVEMLPLIKTWPVKPVILHQTGDEDFHQVQQAYRDSGFDPDQVVPFIDDMSKAYSEASLVICRAGATTLAELTVCGRAAILIPFPHAAGDHQTANAKALEKAGAAKLLPQNELEADRLAALVKELLEDREGLKNMAEKGRQIGFPGAAERILNECRGVLALPQVEGI, via the coding sequence ATGAGGCTGCTACTGGCCGGTGGTGGAACCGGAGGGCATCTGTTTCCGGCTGTTGCTCTTGCGCAGTTGCTGCTTAAACAGGATGAGACTGCAGCGGTTCAGTTTGTCGGCACAGAGCGAGGTTTGGAGTCTCGATTATTGCCAAAACTGGGATTGCCATTGGCAACGGTCGATATGGTTGGAGTCGTTGGTCGCGGATTGCGAGGTAAGCTGGAATTGTTACCCAAATTATTCAAAAGTGTCGTTCAGGCACATAAAATATTGGGCGGATTTCAACCGGATCTGGTTGTCGGTGTCGGTGGGTATGTTTCGGTCCCCGTGTTATTGATGGCAAAGATGAAAGGGATTCCTTACCTGATTCACGAGCAGAATGCGATTCCCGGGTTAAGTAACCGACTCCTGGGCCGGTGGGCAAAATTAATCTGTTTGTCGGTTGCAGAGAGTAGCGCAGGATTTCCCGGAACAAAAACTGTTGTGACCGGTAATCCTTTACGACAAGGGTTTGACGACATTGCTGCTGAAATCTCTGATCCTGGGACCCTGTTGATTTTTGGTGGTAGCCGGGGAGCCAGAGCCATAAATCAGGCTGTGGTGGAAATGCTGCCGTTGATCAAAACCTGGCCGGTAAAACCAGTGATTCTCCATCAGACCGGTGACGAAGATTTTCACCAGGTTCAGCAGGCTTATCGGGATTCCGGGTTTGATCCAGATCAGGTTGTTCCGTTTATTGACGATATGTCCAAGGCGTATTCGGAAGCGAGTCTGGTGATCTGTCGTGCCGGAGCAACGACTTTAGCGGAGCTGACGGTTTGTGGCAGGGCGGCAATTTTGATCCCGTTTCCTCATGCTGCGGGCGATCATCAGACTGCCAATGCGAAAGCGTTGGAGAAGGCGGGTGCGGCAAAGCTGCTACCACAGAATGAATTGGAAGCCGATCGCCTTGCTGCTCTCGTAAAAGAGTTGCTTGAAGATCGGGAAGGATTAAAAAATATGGCGGAAAAGGGGCGGCAGATAGGTTTTCCGGGCGCTGCTGAACGCATTCTCAATGAATGCAGAGGTGTCCTCGCGTTGCCGCAGGTGGAGGGAATATAA
- a CDS encoding UDP-N-acetylmuramoyl-L-alanyl-D-glutamate--2,6-diaminopimelate ligase, which translates to MVSLRERHMKLGQLLKMIQPLEIVGKEAVGISGVACDSRKVQAGMLFFALPGVKCDGYEYLPQALEAGAVAVVAEQIPDVCAEGICYIRVANARRAMAVMAAEYYGQPTVDVPVIGVTGTNGKTTTTYLLEAIFKQAGYSPAVFGTIECRFGKTCYEASITTPESLDLMRMMAEFRQQGADVLILEVSSHALEQHRVDGIHFDAAIFTNLTQDHLDYHETFARYFASKRRLFVELLGDGVAIINREDSWGLELLKENPNWASFGLDDQADVYPLEVTVSRDQICGTFASQHGDVVIESGMIGDFNVSNLLGVVATAQQLGISNEDISKGIMAAPQVPGRVEKVQNNQGVLALVDYSHTPGALDQALKTLSKLDPNRLFTIVGCGGDRDKGKRPLMAAVAVKYSNLSIFTSDNPRTEDPIVILEQMRGGAVTSGSKELSESQAAIEDGFIVIPDRRAAIEFACRLAGSGDLLLVAGKGHEDYQIVGTEKKHFDDREELTRVLNTTNGSDNQLPDPGGGHHV; encoded by the coding sequence ATGGTGAGTTTAAGAGAACGGCACATGAAGCTGGGGCAATTGCTGAAAATGATCCAACCTCTTGAGATCGTGGGGAAGGAGGCTGTTGGTATTTCCGGGGTCGCTTGCGATTCCCGGAAGGTTCAGGCCGGTATGCTGTTTTTTGCTCTCCCTGGAGTCAAGTGTGACGGGTATGAGTATCTTCCTCAGGCTTTGGAGGCAGGGGCCGTTGCCGTTGTCGCGGAACAGATTCCAGACGTCTGCGCTGAAGGTATCTGCTATATCAGGGTTGCGAATGCTCGACGGGCCATGGCGGTTATGGCTGCCGAGTATTATGGTCAGCCGACTGTTGATGTCCCGGTCATCGGTGTCACGGGAACCAATGGGAAAACCACCACGACCTATCTTCTTGAAGCGATTTTTAAGCAGGCCGGCTATTCACCGGCAGTCTTCGGGACGATCGAATGTCGCTTTGGCAAAACATGTTACGAGGCGTCCATCACAACACCGGAATCTCTCGATCTGATGCGGATGATGGCAGAATTTCGCCAACAAGGGGCCGATGTCCTGATTCTTGAGGTGTCTTCACATGCATTGGAGCAGCATCGTGTGGATGGCATCCATTTTGATGCAGCGATATTTACCAATCTGACTCAGGATCACCTGGATTACCATGAAACGTTTGCGCGGTACTTTGCGAGTAAACGGCGGTTGTTTGTTGAACTGTTGGGTGATGGCGTTGCAATTATCAACCGTGAGGACAGCTGGGGTCTTGAATTGTTGAAGGAGAATCCAAACTGGGCCTCTTTTGGGCTGGATGACCAGGCTGATGTCTATCCATTGGAGGTGACGGTCAGCCGTGATCAGATTTGTGGAACTTTCGCAAGTCAGCATGGTGATGTCGTTATTGAAAGCGGGATGATCGGGGATTTTAATGTCAGCAATCTGCTGGGAGTTGTTGCCACAGCACAGCAACTCGGAATCAGTAATGAAGACATCTCGAAGGGGATTATGGCGGCCCCTCAAGTTCCCGGGCGGGTAGAGAAAGTTCAAAATAATCAGGGTGTTCTGGCCCTGGTCGATTATTCTCATACGCCGGGCGCACTGGATCAGGCTTTAAAGACTTTATCCAAGCTTGACCCCAATCGCCTGTTCACCATCGTTGGCTGTGGTGGTGACCGGGATAAGGGGAAACGGCCGTTGATGGCCGCAGTCGCAGTGAAGTACTCCAATCTGTCGATTTTTACTTCTGATAATCCAAGGACGGAAGATCCAATTGTCATTCTGGAGCAGATGCGTGGCGGAGCTGTGACTTCCGGCAGCAAGGAGTTGAGTGAAAGCCAGGCTGCCATTGAGGATGGCTTCATCGTGATCCCTGATCGTCGTGCTGCAATTGAGTTTGCATGTCGACTGGCGGGTTCGGGAGACTTGTTGCTGGTTGCGGGGAAGGGCCATGAGGATTATCAGATTGTCGGCACCGAAAAAAAACATTTTGATGACCGTGAAGAATTGACCCGAGTTCTCAATACAACGAACGGTTCAGATAATCAGTTGCCTGATCCGGGAGGTGGCCATCATGTTTGA
- the murF gene encoding UDP-N-acetylmuramoyl-tripeptide--D-alanyl-D-alanine ligase: MFDLEHIARITDGDFSGRKFNCQLSGISTDSRNLIPGSLFVPLRGERFDGHDYISQAVKNGASACLSEEVIVGLSVPVVRVADTLRALGDIAAAHRLQLNGPLVAITGSVGKTTTKEMLAAILSQVAPGLKTAGNFNNLIGLPLTLFRLEPEHQWAVLEMGTSALGEIERLTEIAQPTVGIITNIGAAHLETLQGLDGVSRAKGELFAGLQGGTAILNLDDSRVARLPVANGVKKFTYGVSVDAQVRAENIEENKAGIRFDLVIGEQSSRVQLSIPGKHNVSNALAAAAAATELSVPVETIVAGLAQFIAIPGRMNLSPLPCGGLLLDDSYNSNPLSAYAALDVLATLPGQGRRVAVLGDMLELGENSAKMHQELGVKAAGMTELLIAVGKFSADICRGAEAAGMNSDQTVALADTDVAIEYFQKQQRSGDKVLVKGSRGVKLEQLADALTATVTTSLNGKKGS, translated from the coding sequence ATGTTTGACCTGGAGCACATTGCGAGGATTACGGATGGTGACTTCTCCGGCAGGAAATTCAATTGTCAACTCAGTGGAATTTCAACGGATAGCCGCAATCTTATTCCGGGATCGTTATTTGTGCCGTTACGTGGAGAGCGTTTTGACGGCCATGATTATATCAGTCAGGCTGTGAAAAATGGGGCTTCGGCCTGTCTCAGTGAAGAGGTGATTGTTGGATTAAGCGTCCCGGTTGTCCGGGTGGCTGATACTTTGAGGGCTCTTGGGGATATTGCCGCTGCTCACCGTCTGCAGTTGAATGGGCCTCTTGTGGCTATCACCGGTTCAGTCGGGAAAACCACAACCAAAGAAATGCTTGCTGCGATCCTGTCGCAGGTCGCACCTGGGCTAAAAACTGCCGGCAACTTTAATAACTTGATCGGTTTGCCTTTAACCCTGTTCCGTTTGGAGCCGGAGCATCAATGGGCAGTGCTGGAAATGGGAACCAGCGCTCTTGGCGAAATCGAACGTTTAACGGAAATTGCTCAGCCGACAGTGGGGATCATTACCAATATCGGGGCGGCACATCTGGAAACATTGCAGGGGCTCGATGGTGTATCCAGAGCAAAAGGGGAACTTTTTGCCGGGTTGCAAGGAGGAACAGCAATTCTCAACCTTGATGATTCCCGGGTAGCGCGATTGCCGGTTGCCAACGGGGTTAAGAAATTCACCTATGGCGTGTCGGTGGATGCTCAAGTCCGAGCTGAAAACATTGAAGAAAATAAAGCCGGAATCCGGTTTGATCTTGTGATTGGTGAGCAGAGTTCCCGGGTCCAATTGTCAATTCCCGGAAAACACAATGTCTCAAATGCTCTGGCAGCAGCCGCAGCGGCTACGGAATTAAGCGTTCCTGTGGAAACGATCGTCGCTGGGCTGGCACAATTTATTGCTATCCCGGGGCGGATGAATCTTTCACCACTTCCTTGTGGCGGTTTATTGCTTGATGACAGTTATAATTCGAATCCCCTTTCAGCCTATGCTGCTCTTGATGTGTTGGCAACATTACCGGGGCAGGGAAGACGCGTCGCTGTTCTGGGAGATATGCTTGAACTTGGAGAGAATTCAGCAAAAATGCACCAGGAGCTGGGTGTGAAAGCTGCGGGAATGACAGAATTGTTGATCGCAGTGGGAAAATTTTCTGCTGATATTTGCCGCGGCGCAGAAGCTGCCGGGATGAACTCTGATCAGACGGTTGCATTAGCTGATACCGATGTGGCCATTGAATATTTTCAAAAGCAACAACGATCTGGTGACAAGGTTCTGGTGAAAGGATCGCGAGGAGTGAAGCTGGAGCAACTGGCCGACGCTTTAACAGCAACGGTGACAACATCCCTGAATGGCAAGAAAGGAAGCTGA
- the murD gene encoding UDP-N-acetylmuramoyl-L-alanine--D-glutamate ligase, producing MKIDYSDKKVVVIGAGRSGIALVHYFLERGATVALSDMRERKQIAGLEGLTELPIRLDLGGHNLELFAQADLIAVSPGVPLSCEPLRRASSCGIPLLGEIELAAREIGVPIIGVTGTNGKSTTTSLIGKIMADWGRHVFVGGNLGTPLIEACSSDIDGVVVELSSFQLETIDQFHPSIALLLNLSSDHLDRYPDLQNYYAAKLEIFRNMTAADFVVLNADDPEVCRLTPELKATKVWFSAKGRMVDGLVRLGDRLVWNWAGADIQLPLAELKLSGEHNIENAMAAMIPALLQGCPAELAWKAVCSFRGLQHRMQLVRHLNGVDWYNDSKGTNVGSVMKSLAGFSSAVTLIAGGKDKGGDYTLLRPQLEQKVDCLILIGEAAQKMATVLSGSCEIRIAADLKAAVQQAYIATKAGGTVLLSPACSSFDMFPNYQVRGEEFERLVKELPAQGVTP from the coding sequence ATGAAAATTGATTATAGCGATAAGAAGGTTGTTGTCATTGGTGCGGGACGGAGCGGTATTGCGCTGGTGCACTATTTTCTTGAGCGTGGTGCGACGGTCGCATTGTCTGATATGCGTGAGCGTAAACAGATCGCCGGTCTTGAAGGGTTAACTGAATTACCGATACGGCTCGATTTAGGCGGCCATAATCTGGAGTTGTTTGCACAGGCTGATCTGATTGCTGTCAGTCCGGGAGTTCCTCTGTCTTGTGAACCATTGCGAAGGGCGTCATCATGCGGTATTCCACTGCTTGGTGAAATTGAACTGGCTGCGCGAGAAATCGGTGTCCCGATCATTGGTGTCACCGGCACCAATGGAAAGTCAACGACAACCAGTCTGATTGGTAAAATAATGGCGGACTGGGGGAGACACGTTTTTGTCGGTGGAAACCTGGGAACTCCCCTGATTGAAGCCTGTTCTTCTGACATTGATGGTGTCGTTGTGGAACTCTCTTCTTTCCAGTTGGAAACGATTGATCAATTCCATCCCTCCATCGCTTTGCTTCTGAACCTGAGCTCAGATCATCTTGATCGTTACCCTGATCTTCAAAATTATTATGCTGCCAAGCTGGAAATTTTCAGGAATATGACGGCGGCAGATTTTGTTGTTTTAAATGCTGACGATCCGGAAGTGTGTCGATTGACCCCTGAATTGAAAGCGACAAAAGTGTGGTTCTCAGCTAAAGGACGGATGGTAGACGGTCTGGTCAGGTTGGGTGACAGGCTGGTCTGGAACTGGGCCGGGGCCGATATTCAACTGCCCCTGGCTGAACTGAAACTTTCCGGCGAACATAATATTGAAAATGCTATGGCCGCGATGATCCCTGCACTGTTGCAAGGGTGTCCGGCAGAATTGGCATGGAAAGCCGTTTGCTCATTCAGAGGGCTTCAACACCGGATGCAATTGGTGCGGCATTTGAACGGAGTCGACTGGTATAACGATTCAAAAGGGACCAATGTCGGCAGTGTGATGAAGAGTCTGGCTGGTTTTTCTTCTGCCGTGACCTTGATTGCCGGTGGCAAAGACAAAGGCGGCGACTATACTCTGCTGAGGCCGCAATTAGAGCAGAAGGTCGATTGTCTGATTTTGATTGGCGAAGCGGCTCAGAAGATGGCGACAGTTCTCTCCGGCAGCTGTGAGATCCGCATTGCGGCAGATTTGAAGGCTGCCGTTCAGCAAGCTTATATCGCTACAAAGGCCGGTGGCACGGTATTGCTCTCACCGGCTTGCTCAAGCTTCGACATGTTTCCCAATTATCAAGTCCGTGGGGAAGAGTTTGAACGTCTGGTCAAGGAGCTTCCTGCGCAGGGGGTGACACCATGA
- a CDS encoding penicillin-binding protein, with the protein MALTERGVQIRIRIFGVLFVLAFLTIAGRAYYLQVVQAPELQKRADQQRQQVVKLAPQRGSIYDRNGDPLAVSLAAESLFADPALIKDPKNVAQQLKKILKVSEKELTRLLTAKKRFVWLQRKLDPEVAKQIHALNIDGLQFVTERKRYYPQASTAAHVLGFTGLDPKGLEGLELEYDRQLQGESGRLVSLRDARGRGLSSADQLVQGGVAGHNLFLTLDRSLQYVAEKELARVVRETGAAGGTVVMLEPASGRVLAMASQPDYNPNLAGQYPAAKRRNRAVCDMYEPGSTFKPFLMAGVLEEGLVRPGQKIYCENGRYSVGGKTIRDHVKFKQLTLKEVLKFSSNIGSAKLGKALEREKFYSYIRDFGFGEQSGLDLPGEVSGILRSPSNWFEIDLAAISFGQGLSVTSIQMASAFAAIANGGLLMEPYLVERVTDADGRQIQKRLPQVRRRVISEKTAQQVKEMMVSVIEPGGTGTRAAVPGYQIAGKTGTAQKVDTVTGGYSPDKRVSSFVGFVPVENPALVLSVTVDEPQGKAYGGLVAAPVFARIAAQTLSHLDILPRGEVVALTEEQLAEEPLPDLAALLPDTETSEGLRMPNFSGMSYRQVLQTMEKKNLNLKLSGSGQVVKQYPAPGRVIPYGKQAWIRFGA; encoded by the coding sequence ATGGCATTAACGGAACGTGGAGTTCAAATCCGCATCCGCATTTTCGGGGTTTTATTTGTCCTGGCATTCTTGACGATTGCCGGGCGTGCCTATTATTTGCAGGTTGTGCAAGCTCCAGAACTTCAAAAACGTGCTGATCAGCAACGACAACAGGTTGTGAAGCTGGCGCCACAACGGGGAAGTATCTATGATCGCAATGGTGATCCGCTGGCCGTTAGTTTGGCTGCCGAATCTCTCTTCGCCGATCCGGCATTGATCAAAGATCCGAAAAATGTTGCTCAACAGCTGAAAAAAATCCTTAAGGTTTCTGAAAAGGAACTGACGCGATTGCTGACCGCCAAAAAAAGATTTGTCTGGCTGCAGCGAAAACTTGACCCTGAAGTGGCTAAACAAATACATGCTTTAAATATTGATGGGCTTCAATTTGTTACGGAAAGAAAACGCTATTACCCTCAAGCGAGTACCGCTGCGCATGTTCTGGGGTTCACAGGTTTAGATCCCAAGGGGCTTGAGGGGCTTGAACTTGAGTACGATCGGCAGTTGCAGGGAGAGTCGGGTCGATTGGTTTCTTTACGTGATGCTCGAGGGCGAGGGTTGTCTTCCGCCGATCAGCTGGTTCAGGGTGGTGTGGCTGGTCATAACCTCTTCCTGACTTTGGATCGGTCGCTGCAATATGTGGCAGAAAAAGAGTTGGCACGTGTTGTCCGTGAGACCGGTGCTGCCGGTGGAACCGTTGTCATGCTTGAACCTGCAAGTGGTCGAGTCCTCGCGATGGCAAGCCAGCCGGACTATAACCCGAACCTTGCCGGACAATATCCTGCTGCAAAACGTCGTAACCGCGCCGTTTGTGATATGTATGAGCCCGGATCAACGTTTAAACCGTTTCTCATGGCGGGAGTTTTAGAGGAAGGCTTGGTGCGTCCGGGGCAGAAAATATACTGTGAAAACGGGCGTTACTCCGTTGGCGGAAAAACAATTCGGGATCACGTAAAATTCAAGCAACTCACCCTGAAAGAAGTCCTTAAATTCAGTAGTAACATTGGTTCTGCCAAGTTGGGCAAAGCCCTGGAACGCGAGAAATTTTATTCTTATATTCGTGATTTTGGTTTTGGGGAGCAGTCTGGGCTGGACCTTCCCGGCGAAGTGAGCGGGATATTGCGTTCACCTTCCAACTGGTTTGAAATCGATTTGGCTGCCATATCTTTCGGACAGGGATTGAGTGTGACGTCGATTCAGATGGCTTCTGCTTTTGCCGCCATTGCTAATGGTGGTTTGTTGATGGAACCTTATCTGGTTGAAAGGGTCACTGATGCTGATGGCCGGCAAATACAAAAGCGGCTCCCACAGGTGAGGCGTCGGGTTATTTCTGAAAAAACGGCACAGCAAGTTAAAGAGATGATGGTTTCGGTGATTGAGCCGGGAGGAACGGGGACAAGGGCCGCTGTTCCAGGCTATCAGATTGCCGGAAAAACCGGCACTGCGCAAAAAGTTGATACGGTGACGGGTGGATATTCGCCGGATAAACGGGTGTCTTCTTTTGTCGGCTTTGTACCGGTAGAAAATCCTGCCCTGGTCCTTTCCGTTACGGTCGATGAACCGCAAGGGAAGGCTTATGGTGGTCTTGTTGCTGCACCGGTGTTTGCACGAATTGCAGCTCAAACTCTCAGTCATTTGGATATTCTTCCCCGAGGAGAGGTTGTTGCGCTGACGGAAGAACAATTGGCGGAAGAGCCTTTGCCTGATTTAGCCGCATTGCTTCCCGATACTGAAACCAGTGAAGGTCTGAGAATGCCGAATTTTTCCGGAATGAGCTATCGCCAGGTATTGCAGACGATGGAAAAGAAAAACCTGAACTTAAAGCTTTCAGGCAGTGGCCAGGTGGTCAAGCAATATCCGGCTCCGGGGAGAGTTATCCCGTATGGCAAGCAGGCCTGGATCCGTTTTGGAGCGTAA
- the ftsW gene encoding putative lipid II flippase FtsW, translating into MTFRRDIDTTLLLLTVSLTCIGVVMVYSSSAIMAAERFNDGFYFLKRQLFYTLVGFVLMAVTTYFNYQNWRKLAVIALLGSIVLLALLFIPGLGVRVGGAMRWLRLPGLTVQPAELVKLTLVLYLAHSLTRKKEKVRSLLKGYLPYMIVLGVLLGMLLKQPDLGSAMIIAGVALSMLIVAGVRWRYIMPTILMTLPVVYFLIMQVDYRRRRIMAFLDPWDDPFDTGFQIIQSMVAFGKGGVLGQGLGIGEQKLFYLPEAHTDFIFSVIGEELGLIGVLVIAGLFLMLIFCGIRISLQCQDPFGRNLAFGLSLLLGLEAFVNLAVCMGLLPTKGLALPFVSYGGTSLVVSLIAVGILLNISNSLGAKK; encoded by the coding sequence ATGACCTTCCGACGCGATATTGATACCACTCTGCTGCTGTTGACGGTTTCCCTGACTTGTATTGGTGTCGTGATGGTCTATTCCTCTTCAGCAATTATGGCAGCTGAGCGGTTTAACGATGGTTTCTATTTCCTGAAAAGGCAGCTCTTTTATACCCTGGTTGGTTTTGTCCTGATGGCTGTAACAACTTATTTCAATTATCAGAACTGGCGCAAGTTGGCTGTCATTGCGCTGCTCGGCAGCATTGTCCTGCTGGCATTACTGTTTATTCCGGGTTTAGGTGTTCGAGTCGGTGGAGCGATGCGTTGGCTGCGTTTGCCTGGTCTGACAGTCCAACCGGCAGAATTGGTCAAGTTGACGCTGGTGCTCTACCTGGCTCATTCCCTTACGCGAAAAAAAGAAAAAGTCCGGTCGCTGCTTAAAGGGTATCTCCCGTATATGATCGTTCTGGGTGTGTTGCTGGGAATGTTGCTGAAACAGCCCGATTTAGGCAGTGCCATGATCATTGCCGGAGTTGCTCTTTCGATGCTGATCGTTGCCGGTGTGCGCTGGCGTTATATCATGCCGACAATTCTGATGACATTGCCGGTGGTCTATTTTTTGATCATGCAGGTTGATTACCGCCGCCGACGGATTATGGCTTTTCTTGATCCGTGGGATGATCCTTTTGATACCGGTTTCCAGATTATCCAAAGTATGGTCGCTTTTGGAAAAGGGGGCGTATTGGGGCAGGGATTGGGAATTGGTGAACAAAAATTATTTTATCTGCCTGAAGCGCATACGGATTTCATTTTTTCAGTAATCGGCGAAGAGCTGGGCTTGATAGGTGTACTTGTTATTGCGGGGCTTTTTCTGATGTTGATTTTTTGCGGTATCCGTATCTCTTTGCAATGTCAGGATCCCTTTGGCCGTAATTTGGCGTTTGGATTGAGTTTGCTGCTTGGGTTGGAGGCCTTTGTCAATCTGGCGGTGTGCATGGGACTGTTGCCGACGAAAGGGCTGGCCCTGCCGTTTGTCTCTTATGGCGGGACAAGTCTTGTCGTGAGTCTGATTGCTGTGGGAATTCTCCTCAATATTTCAAACTCATTGGGAGCCAAAAAATGA
- the murC gene encoding UDP-N-acetylmuramate--L-alanine ligase codes for MYGRIKKIHFVGIGGIGMSGIAELLLNQGYRVSGSDLRESDTTLRLAELGGEIIIGHSAENITEVDVVVTSTAVKADNPEVVEALRQHVAVIPRAEMLAELMRMKYGIAIAGTHGKTTTTSMMSVVLHHAGIDPTAVIGGKLDAFGSNAKLGRGKFLVAEADESDGSFMHLSPTIAVVTNIDADHLDFYSGIDEIKQIFIDFINKVPFYGRAVLCLEDRNIQEILPSVKKRFTTYGFSSQADFYAEDIQHRQGRTSFTAFYQGEELGRISFRMPGRHNVLNALSVIAVAHELEIPFQTIIGGFRNFGGLQRRFELRDEINNIMIIDDYGHHPAEIKATLGAAKSSWNKRVIAVFQPHRFSRTAALFDDFLTAFYQADHLVITDVYAAGEDPIDGASGEALAQGIIEHGHKAVTYRPSLEEVTEFVAEIAEPGDMVVTLGAGNINQVCRLLAEKLRNEVLQG; via the coding sequence ATGTACGGACGGATCAAAAAAATTCATTTTGTCGGTATCGGTGGAATAGGAATGAGCGGTATCGCAGAGTTACTGTTGAACCAGGGATACCGTGTCTCCGGCTCGGATCTGCGCGAATCGGACACGACGCTACGGTTGGCTGAACTGGGTGGTGAAATTATCATTGGTCACAGCGCTGAAAATATTACCGAGGTTGACGTTGTTGTCACCTCGACAGCGGTTAAGGCTGATAATCCCGAGGTTGTCGAAGCTTTACGACAGCATGTTGCGGTGATTCCACGTGCAGAAATGCTGGCGGAACTGATGCGGATGAAGTACGGCATCGCTATCGCCGGAACTCATGGCAAAACGACCACGACAAGTATGATGTCGGTGGTGTTGCATCACGCCGGCATTGATCCAACAGCCGTTATTGGCGGCAAGCTGGATGCTTTCGGTTCAAATGCGAAACTGGGTCGGGGCAAATTTCTGGTCGCTGAAGCAGATGAATCCGATGGCTCTTTTATGCATCTGTCCCCAACAATTGCGGTGGTTACAAATATCGATGCAGATCACCTTGACTTCTATTCAGGAATCGATGAGATCAAACAGATCTTTATTGATTTCATCAACAAGGTTCCCTTTTATGGTCGTGCGGTTCTCTGTCTGGAAGACCGGAATATTCAGGAGATCCTCCCTTCAGTTAAAAAGCGATTCACGACTTATGGGTTCAGTAGTCAGGCTGATTTTTATGCTGAAGATATCCAGCATCGCCAGGGACGTACCAGCTTTACGGCTTTCTATCAGGGGGAAGAGCTAGGCCGTATTTCTTTCCGGATGCCTGGCCGACATAATGTTCTGAATGCTCTGTCGGTGATTGCTGTTGCCCATGAACTGGAAATACCATTTCAAACGATTATCGGCGGTTTTCGCAATTTTGGCGGGTTACAGCGGCGCTTTGAACTGCGGGATGAAATTAATAACATCATGATTATTGATGATTATGGTCATCATCCTGCTGAGATCAAGGCGACCCTGGGGGCTGCAAAAAGCAGTTGGAACAAGCGTGTTATTGCCGTTTTCCAACCCCACCGTTTCAGCCGGACTGCGGCGTTGTTTGATGATTTTTTGACTGCATTTTATCAGGCGGATCATTTGGTAATTACAGATGTCTATGCTGCAGGTGAAGACCCGATTGATGGGGCCTCCGGAGAAGCTCTGGCGCAGGGAATTATAGAGCATGGGCATAAAGCGGTGACTTACAGGCCATCTTTGGAAGAGGTGACTGAATTTGTGGCAGAAATTGCCGAGCCGGGAGATATGGTGGTGACCCTTGGTGCGGGAAACATCAATCAGGTTTGTCGTTTGCTGGCTGAAAAATTACGCAACGAAGTTCTGCAGGGATGA
- a CDS encoding D-alanine--D-alanine ligase, with translation MLTREEMKTKKIGVLLGGLSAEREVSLKTGNASLRALQQLGYDAVAIDVKTTLSQQLLEAGIEVAFIALHGRFGEDGRVQGLLELMHIPYTGSGVMSSSMAIDKVMTKQLLCYHQLPTPRFDFMGPGDSARDLALRCKHLPLVVKPSREGSTIGITIAKNHDDLVSGIHKAAALDGTVLVEEYIEGVELTVSVLNGEVCPVIQIVPKSGFYDYQSKYTTGATEYLIPAPIAADTYKQVQEAALRACDVLGCRGAARVDFMCREKDFYCIEVNTIPGMTETSLLPQAAKAAGIDFPQLVEMILLDADMDK, from the coding sequence ATGTTGACGCGTGAAGAGATGAAGACAAAGAAGATAGGAGTTTTGCTTGGCGGTCTGTCGGCTGAACGGGAAGTCTCTTTGAAAACGGGAAATGCATCTCTGCGGGCTTTGCAACAACTGGGTTATGATGCTGTTGCTATTGATGTGAAAACGACTCTGTCTCAACAATTGCTTGAAGCCGGTATTGAGGTTGCTTTTATTGCTCTTCACGGTCGTTTTGGTGAAGATGGCCGGGTTCAGGGACTGTTGGAGTTGATGCATATTCCCTACACCGGCAGTGGTGTGATGTCATCCAGCATGGCGATTGACAAAGTCATGACCAAACAATTGCTCTGTTATCATCAGTTACCGACACCCCGATTTGATTTCATGGGTCCCGGTGATTCCGCTCGGGATCTTGCGTTGCGTTGCAAGCATTTGCCTCTGGTGGTTAAACCTTCCCGTGAAGGCTCAACCATAGGTATTACGATTGCCAAAAATCATGATGACCTCGTCTCTGGTATTCATAAGGCTGCAGCTTTGGACGGTACTGTGCTGGTTGAGGAATATATTGAGGGAGTAGAACTGACCGTATCCGTGCTGAATGGTGAAGTTTGCCCTGTGATCCAGATCGTTCCCAAGAGTGGATTCTACGATTACCAGTCGAAATATACGACGGGAGCTACCGAATATCTGATCCCGGCTCCGATTGCTGCTGACACCTACAAACAGGTGCAGGAAGCAGCGCTTAGGGCTTGTGACGTTCTCGGTTGTCGGGGGGCCGCGCGAGTCGACTTTATGTGTCGCGAGAAAGACTTTTACTGCATCGAGGTAAATACGATTCCAGGAATGACGGAAACGAGTTTGTTGCCACAGGCGGCTAAAGCTGCCGGAATTGATTTTCCGCAGTTAGTCGAGATGATATTGCTTGATGCCGATATGGACAAATGA